From a region of the Chitinophaga caseinilytica genome:
- a CDS encoding DUF4157 domain-containing protein, whose product MRSIRRNPNNSSRKPSAQPSFFNPPQASSTQHKLAATAGKGEPIPAPTRHFMENAFGADFSNVHIHTGASAAELNGDVQAKAFTYGSDIYFDHQQYQPHTPEGQHLLAHELTHVLQQGNTAKRRIQRADIHHRKLTWADFTADVPKKTTGFEAATKSDIEDFDVSKYPFKKLTETENGTSFQSGKTVTDCEKGKDKDKKAAEHPEKYKAYKVNIEGDTSKLKVKAYMRQEESWAKKWLYDPKEREAHADTFVPACESQFNKSQTSSEKACDNDVKACAAEMKKKKLASYKIYNTTVTDPADCGNIKPNCVKDRMSSVKYQWKNHNNVKVEASKLGDCKTSFKKGLINTGLADSSTSLLNHEQRHFDITHQVAEKISTEMQTLASSFATKEVEACGKGNALAAAEKELKSQRKKLSDKMKAIRKTLGTYQKNYDNETNHSKVVKAQDWWNRNIDTGLPKSSGVKDKFI is encoded by the coding sequence TTCAATCCGCCGCAGGCTTCATCTACCCAGCACAAACTGGCAGCAACAGCCGGAAAGGGTGAGCCCATCCCCGCCCCCACCCGCCATTTCATGGAAAACGCCTTCGGCGCCGATTTCTCCAACGTCCACATCCACACCGGCGCATCCGCCGCGGAACTGAACGGCGACGTGCAGGCCAAAGCCTTCACTTACGGAAGCGATATCTACTTCGACCATCAACAATACCAACCCCACACGCCCGAAGGCCAGCACCTCCTCGCCCACGAACTGACGCACGTCCTGCAACAGGGCAACACCGCCAAAAGGCGCATCCAGCGGGCGGATATCCATCACCGCAAACTCACCTGGGCCGATTTCACGGCAGACGTCCCCAAGAAAACGACCGGGTTCGAAGCCGCCACGAAATCGGACATCGAAGATTTCGACGTATCGAAATACCCTTTCAAAAAACTCACCGAAACGGAAAACGGCACCTCTTTCCAATCGGGCAAAACGGTGACCGATTGCGAGAAAGGAAAAGACAAAGACAAAAAAGCCGCCGAACATCCAGAAAAATACAAAGCCTATAAAGTGAACATCGAGGGCGATACGAGCAAGCTCAAAGTGAAAGCCTACATGCGGCAGGAAGAATCCTGGGCCAAAAAATGGCTGTACGACCCCAAAGAGCGCGAAGCCCACGCCGATACGTTCGTGCCCGCCTGCGAAAGCCAGTTCAACAAAAGCCAGACGTCTTCAGAAAAAGCGTGCGACAACGACGTGAAGGCCTGCGCCGCGGAAATGAAGAAAAAGAAGCTCGCTTCCTATAAAATCTACAACACCACCGTCACCGATCCGGCCGATTGCGGGAATATCAAGCCCAATTGCGTGAAAGACCGGATGAGCAGTGTCAAATATCAATGGAAAAACCATAACAACGTGAAAGTGGAAGCGTCTAAGCTCGGCGACTGCAAAACCTCGTTCAAGAAAGGCCTCATCAATACCGGTCTGGCGGATTCCAGCACATCGCTCCTCAACCACGAGCAGCGCCATTTCGACATCACGCACCAGGTGGCCGAAAAAATCAGCACCGAAATGCAGACCCTCGCCTCCTCGTTCGCCACGAAGGAAGTGGAAGCCTGCGGAAAAGGAAATGCGCTGGCCGCTGCCGAAAAGGAGCTGAAAAGCCAGCGCAAAAAGCTGTCAGACAAAATGAAAGCCATCCGCAAAACCCTCGGCACTTACCAGAAAAATTACGATAACGAAACCAATCACAGCAAGGTGGTGAAAGCGCAGGATTGGTGGAACCGCAATATCGACACGGGTTTGCCGAAATCGTCCGGGGTGAAGGACAAGTTCATCTAA
- a CDS encoding DUF4349 domain-containing protein — protein MKSPFLKRAWRLGRWFIAGFAALFIFRIVLGYVEPSAARSNSRSGFFDGLANIRKNYASEKLAPAMVQLADVSLASSQKYEKTAEVTSRSADFEKDDQTIRSKTAAFKGVIQYENADGLKGGRELHLLIGIAPEAFDSFYTEVRKIGEIRSMSVVKEDKTNEFRQLNARKASLENTRTSLMELKSKGGEVGDFVSLHDKILEIESKLQELGVELGDFNADNEFCTVKFSMYEGKAKQGISFLQRVKVALEWTIQYYCILLGIVFFATLSAFILLLIIDKLKIMQIVKGND, from the coding sequence ATGAAATCACCTTTCCTCAAACGCGCCTGGCGCCTCGGGCGCTGGTTCATCGCCGGCTTTGCCGCGCTCTTTATTTTCCGGATCGTTCTGGGTTATGTGGAGCCCTCGGCCGCCCGCTCCAACTCCCGCAGCGGCTTCTTCGACGGGCTCGCCAACATCCGGAAAAACTACGCTTCCGAAAAGCTCGCTCCTGCAATGGTGCAACTGGCAGACGTTTCGCTGGCCAGTTCCCAGAAATACGAGAAAACGGCGGAAGTAACGTCGCGCTCCGCCGATTTCGAGAAAGACGATCAGACCATCCGTTCCAAAACCGCTGCATTCAAAGGCGTGATCCAGTACGAAAACGCCGACGGGCTCAAAGGCGGACGCGAACTGCACCTGCTCATCGGCATCGCGCCGGAAGCATTCGATTCTTTCTACACGGAAGTCCGAAAGATCGGGGAAATCCGTTCCATGTCTGTGGTAAAGGAAGATAAGACCAACGAGTTCCGGCAGCTGAACGCCAGGAAAGCGTCGCTGGAAAATACGCGGACTTCGCTGATGGAGCTGAAGTCGAAGGGCGGCGAAGTGGGCGATTTCGTGTCGCTGCACGATAAAATCCTCGAGATAGAATCCAAACTCCAGGAATTGGGCGTGGAGCTGGGCGATTTCAATGCCGACAACGAATTCTGTACCGTGAAATTCTCAATGTACGAGGGGAAAGCGAAACAGGGGATTTCTTTCCTGCAACGCGTGAAAGTGGCGCTGGAATGGACGATCCAGTACTATTGCATCCTGCTGGGCATCGTGTTTTTCGCCACATTATCGGCCTTCATCCTCCTGCTGATCATCGACAAATTGAAGATCATGCAGATCGTGAAGGGGAATGATTAG
- a CDS encoding ROK family transcriptional regulator — protein sequence MNVNLLNREPFAMDPTLSKKQIQLRYRLLQHLYSNGPSSISSLCDTIGISAPTVFKMLAELTREKIVEKRGVGESIGGRKPDLFRLQRNVIFEICIDIELFKTSMAIVDNNNHFVTPVKTVPVALSRNRKAFFETLIEHVRDLIRTAKIEESRLVGCSVGMPGLIDPISGENYSYLLDETDGLTLREAFEQQLGMPVVIQNDVKGSALAELRYGHAIGRKNVLVILMDWGIGLGIIMDGKVQHGSSGFSGEMGHMPFVENGELCYCGKYGCLETVASGMTLSKMAREGILSGQNSIINDLSNKEIYRIETELIIRAANKGDQYSIQLLSNIGTNLGKGISILIQLFNPEMVILSGKIAAARQYITLPMQQAINTYCMTQIREKTQIVSSELGDDSRLLGYAAAGITWFFEAMIADAKDR from the coding sequence ATGAACGTTAATTTGTTAAACCGCGAACCTTTCGCGATGGACCCGACTTTGAGCAAAAAGCAAATCCAGTTGCGATACAGGTTGCTGCAACATCTGTACTCCAACGGCCCCTCGTCCATCTCGAGCCTTTGCGATACCATCGGCATCAGCGCGCCTACGGTTTTCAAAATGCTGGCGGAGCTGACGCGGGAGAAGATCGTGGAGAAACGCGGGGTCGGGGAATCGATCGGCGGGCGCAAACCCGACCTTTTCCGCCTCCAGCGCAACGTGATCTTCGAAATTTGCATCGATATAGAACTGTTCAAAACGAGCATGGCGATCGTGGACAATAACAACCACTTCGTAACGCCCGTCAAAACCGTGCCTGTGGCCCTTTCCCGCAACCGGAAAGCCTTCTTCGAAACGCTCATCGAACATGTGCGCGACCTCATCCGCACCGCCAAAATCGAAGAATCCCGCCTCGTAGGCTGCTCCGTGGGCATGCCCGGGCTCATCGACCCCATCTCCGGCGAAAACTACAGTTACCTCCTCGATGAAACCGACGGCCTCACCCTGCGCGAAGCCTTCGAACAGCAACTCGGCATGCCCGTAGTGATCCAGAACGATGTGAAAGGTTCCGCCCTCGCCGAATTACGGTACGGCCACGCCATCGGCCGCAAGAATGTACTGGTGATCCTTATGGACTGGGGTATCGGCCTCGGCATCATCATGGACGGAAAGGTGCAGCACGGCAGTTCGGGGTTTTCGGGGGAAATGGGGCATATGCCTTTCGTCGAAAACGGGGAACTGTGCTATTGCGGCAAATATGGCTGCCTGGAAACGGTGGCGTCGGGGATGACGTTGTCGAAAATGGCGCGGGAAGGGATTTTGTCGGGACAGAACTCCATCATCAACGACCTGTCCAACAAAGAAATATACCGCATCGAAACGGAATTGATCATCCGCGCGGCCAACAAGGGCGACCAGTATTCCATCCAGTTGTTGTCCAACATCGGGACGAACCTCGGCAAGGGCATTTCCATCCTCATCCAGCTGTTCAACCCGGAAATGGTGATCCTGAGCGGGAAGATCGCGGCGGCGCGGCAATACATCACCCTGCCCATGCAGCAGGCGATCAATACGTATTGCATGACGCAGATCCGGGAAAAGACGCAGATCGTATCGTCCGAACTGGGAGACGATTCGCGGCTGCTGGGGTACGCTGCGGCGGGGATCACCTGGTTTTTCGAAGCCATGATCGCCGATGCGAAGGACCGGTGA
- a CDS encoding WYL domain-containing protein: MAIHKVALIRYKTIDQCLRNSNRKWTLDMLIEKVSEALYEYEGITGGVSKRTVQADIQLMRSNKLGYNAPIVVLNKRYYMYSDRDYSINHSKVTDADVEKMSEIVSVLRQMNGFDYFDDMNDIIARLENSLHKSVNREHNHIQLEGNKLLKGLEHILPLYQAIRKKVPLLITYQSFKAKAPIPAVYHPYLLKEYRNRWFLITHPRKGSALVTLALDRIVEFMEMSPKDYVPYTGVDFERYFAETLGVTRSERDRPQKVVLWVHPNQAPYVLTKPLHHSQQLLRQEADGSIMVRIDVTLNFELEREILGFGEMMQVLAPRNLVGFIRKRLQKAAEQYTVVKKELKTTDFGQNGSAVP; encoded by the coding sequence ATGGCGATACATAAAGTTGCCCTGATCCGTTATAAGACGATCGACCAGTGCCTCCGCAACAGCAACCGCAAATGGACGCTGGACATGCTGATCGAAAAAGTGTCGGAAGCCCTGTACGAATACGAAGGCATCACCGGCGGCGTGAGCAAACGCACCGTTCAGGCCGATATCCAGCTCATGCGCAGCAACAAGCTCGGCTACAATGCGCCCATCGTAGTACTGAACAAACGGTACTACATGTATTCAGACAGGGATTACAGCATCAACCATTCGAAAGTGACGGATGCCGATGTGGAGAAAATGTCGGAGATCGTGAGCGTTTTGCGCCAGATGAACGGGTTCGATTATTTCGATGATATGAACGATATCATCGCCCGGCTGGAAAACAGCCTCCATAAATCCGTGAACCGCGAGCACAACCACATCCAGCTCGAAGGGAATAAATTATTAAAAGGCCTGGAACACATCCTGCCCCTGTACCAGGCCATCCGCAAAAAGGTGCCGTTGCTCATCACCTACCAGTCTTTCAAGGCCAAAGCCCCCATCCCGGCCGTGTACCATCCGTATTTGCTGAAGGAATACCGGAACCGGTGGTTCCTCATCACCCATCCGCGGAAAGGCAGCGCATTGGTGACCCTGGCGCTCGACCGGATCGTGGAGTTCATGGAAATGTCCCCCAAAGACTATGTTCCCTACACGGGCGTCGACTTCGAACGGTATTTCGCGGAAACGCTCGGGGTCACGCGGTCGGAGCGCGACCGCCCGCAAAAGGTCGTCCTGTGGGTGCATCCCAACCAGGCACCCTACGTACTGACCAAGCCCCTCCATCATTCGCAGCAACTCCTCCGCCAGGAGGCAGACGGGAGCATCATGGTCCGGATCGACGTTACGCTGAACTTCGAACTGGAGCGCGAGATCCTGGGTTTCGGGGAAATGATGCAGGTACTGGCGCCCAGGAACCTCGTGGGGTTCATCCGCAAAAGGCTCCAAAAGGCTGCGGAACAGTATACCGTGGTCAAAAAGGAATTGAAAACCACCGATTTCGGGCAAAACGGGTCTGCCGTCCCATAA
- a CDS encoding nucleotidyltransferase domain-containing protein — MRQQITTSLQSLAAAHQVKILFACESGSRAWGFPSPDSDYDARFIYVQKPEAYLSLSDAKEHLSLPLTSELDVCGWDLRKALRLLYKSNCTPFEWLQSPVVYMEREGFRESMTDLLPLYFNGRRQIHHYLGIAQGALATMQGKQIGVKKLFYVLRPLLAANWIATKGAYPPMTLQPLLELAPASIQRIVDDLIRWKTEAVESAPVEVPGELMQFMTERMRSLAEAASSENRMSISTAPLDAYFQKMLSC; from the coding sequence ATGAGACAACAAATAACGACATCGCTGCAATCCCTCGCGGCTGCCCACCAGGTGAAAATACTCTTCGCCTGCGAATCGGGCAGCCGGGCCTGGGGGTTCCCATCGCCGGACAGCGATTACGACGCAAGATTCATATACGTTCAAAAGCCGGAAGCCTACCTTTCGCTCAGCGACGCCAAAGAGCATTTGTCGCTGCCGCTGACCAGCGAGCTGGACGTATGCGGATGGGACCTCCGCAAGGCGCTGCGCCTGCTGTACAAATCGAACTGCACGCCTTTCGAGTGGCTGCAATCGCCGGTGGTGTACATGGAGCGGGAAGGTTTCCGCGAAAGCATGACAGACCTGCTCCCGCTGTATTTCAATGGCCGCAGGCAGATACATCACTATCTCGGCATCGCGCAGGGCGCGCTTGCCACGATGCAGGGAAAGCAGATAGGCGTCAAGAAACTGTTCTATGTATTGCGCCCGCTGCTCGCCGCCAACTGGATAGCGACAAAGGGCGCATATCCGCCCATGACCCTGCAGCCCTTGCTGGAACTCGCTCCTGCCAGCATACAGCGGATAGTGGATGATTTGATACGATGGAAAACGGAAGCCGTGGAAAGTGCGCCGGTGGAAGTTCCCGGAGAACTGATGCAATTTATGACCGAACGTATGCGATCGCTTGCGGAAGCGGCATCTTCCGAAAACAGGATGTCCATATCCACCGCGCCGCTGGACGCGTACTTCCAAAAAATGCTGTCATGTTAG
- a CDS encoding DNA polymerase beta superfamily protein yields the protein MLDIAYLKANGLVLFEALSGSRAYGLDTPSSDTDVKGVFFLPRHMFFSGEYVPQVANASNDVVYYELGRFVELLCKNNPNMLELLCTPAPAVNFRHPLMDAFPVEMFLSKLAEETFAGYAWSQIGKAKGLNKKINNPEPETRKTPMDCCYVTAGGKTVSLAAWLRATRRRPEYCGLTAMPHTKGLYALYYDEAAGYRGIVSGADSDDVHCSPVAKGTAPEAYLFFNQEAYSAHCRSYAAYWKWVGERNEARFTGNQAHGKGFDAKNMMHTTRLLRMAHELFTEGELRVWRRDREELLAIKRGERDYDDLLRDAETLMAAIASAARKSPLPDKPDPGAARNALAAVREKLYYPAVL from the coding sequence ATGTTAGACATAGCTTACCTGAAAGCGAATGGCCTCGTGCTTTTCGAAGCCCTGAGCGGCAGCCGGGCTTATGGGCTGGACACGCCGTCGTCCGACACCGATGTGAAAGGCGTGTTTTTCCTGCCGCGGCATATGTTCTTTTCGGGGGAATATGTGCCACAGGTGGCCAACGCTTCGAACGACGTCGTGTATTACGAACTGGGGCGGTTCGTGGAGCTGTTGTGCAAGAACAATCCCAACATGCTGGAATTGCTCTGCACGCCGGCACCTGCGGTAAATTTCCGGCACCCGTTGATGGACGCGTTCCCGGTGGAAATGTTCCTGTCGAAACTGGCGGAAGAAACCTTCGCCGGGTATGCCTGGTCGCAGATCGGAAAAGCGAAGGGACTGAACAAGAAGATCAACAACCCCGAGCCCGAAACGCGCAAAACCCCGATGGACTGCTGTTACGTGACGGCAGGAGGCAAAACGGTATCGCTGGCGGCCTGGTTGAGGGCCACGCGCAGGCGCCCGGAATATTGCGGCCTCACGGCGATGCCGCACACCAAAGGCCTGTACGCCCTGTATTACGATGAAGCTGCGGGATACCGGGGGATCGTTTCCGGTGCGGATAGCGATGATGTGCATTGCTCACCCGTGGCAAAGGGAACGGCGCCGGAAGCGTACCTTTTCTTCAACCAGGAAGCGTATTCCGCACATTGCCGGTCTTACGCCGCGTATTGGAAATGGGTGGGCGAGCGTAACGAAGCGCGGTTCACCGGCAACCAGGCGCACGGCAAAGGGTTCGATGCCAAGAACATGATGCACACCACCCGGCTGTTGCGCATGGCGCATGAACTGTTTACCGAAGGCGAACTGCGGGTATGGCGGCGCGACCGGGAAGAACTGCTCGCCATCAAGCGCGGGGAACGGGATTATGATGATTTGCTCCGGGACGCGGAAACGCTCATGGCAGCCATCGCGTCCGCCGCGCGGAAGAGCCCGCTACCCGATAAGCCCGATCCCGGCGCCGCGCGAAATGCCCTGGCGGCCGTGCGCGAAAAACTGTATTACCCTGCTGTTCTCTGA
- a CDS encoding right-handed parallel beta-helix repeat-containing protein, whose protein sequence is MAAILAGTISATAAAPGDTIRAADFGARPGTYEDALPAIQRAIAACKEKKAAVLVLEPGRYDIWPEHAAEREYFISNTSSETECPSKMKKTGLLFENMDNFTLVGNGALLVFHGKMITWVADHCRNFTIRGIRMDFERPSMSELTIVSASDSTVETAIHPDSRFDIRDGKFQWYGEGWGMKHFHAIRVHTADSTNWYDNWAPFDRSKALRTGPLSVRFSGNFRNRKFVPGDVLSVRDPIRDHVGAFINRSENVRLHDVRMHYMHGLGIVAQFSENLSYDSVFVIPRDNGRRIAAFADCMHFSGCRGQITIENCRFNGAHDDPVNVHGTHLIVQEVISPRKLKIRFGHAQTYGMEAFFAGDSTALLDAASLKIYAYPIVKSAKLVSEREMEVEFTKDVTGVRKGDALENVTWTPALTVRNCRFEGTNTRGLLVTTRRKVLIENNVFFRTGMHAILIADDASGWFESGPVTDVTIRGNTFQECAYNSGGHNYTIAIEPEVKKAAPGNFVHRNIRIYDNTFLQYDYPVLFARSTDGLSFTHNRIIRTDFRPSGEARANIRLEDCANVKVEKNTEKGFGKISVSK, encoded by the coding sequence ATGGCCGCCATTCTGGCCGGCACGATCTCTGCAACAGCCGCCGCTCCGGGCGACACCATTCGCGCAGCGGATTTCGGGGCGCGGCCCGGCACGTATGAAGACGCCCTGCCGGCTATCCAGCGGGCCATTGCGGCATGCAAGGAGAAAAAAGCGGCCGTGCTGGTGCTGGAACCGGGGCGGTACGACATCTGGCCCGAACACGCCGCCGAAAGGGAATATTTCATCTCCAATACCTCTTCCGAAACAGAATGCCCGTCCAAAATGAAGAAAACCGGACTGCTGTTCGAGAACATGGACAATTTCACGCTCGTAGGGAACGGTGCGCTGCTGGTGTTCCACGGAAAAATGATCACCTGGGTGGCCGACCATTGCCGCAACTTCACGATCAGGGGCATCCGGATGGATTTCGAAAGGCCCAGCATGTCGGAACTCACCATCGTTTCCGCCAGCGATTCGACCGTGGAAACCGCCATCCATCCCGATTCCCGTTTCGACATCCGCGACGGTAAATTCCAATGGTATGGAGAAGGCTGGGGGATGAAACATTTCCACGCCATCAGGGTGCATACGGCCGATAGTACGAACTGGTACGACAACTGGGCGCCGTTCGACCGGAGCAAAGCCCTGCGTACAGGGCCGCTCAGCGTGCGTTTCAGTGGCAATTTCAGGAACAGGAAATTCGTTCCGGGAGATGTGCTGTCCGTCCGCGACCCGATCCGCGACCACGTGGGCGCTTTCATCAACCGGTCGGAAAACGTGCGTCTGCACGATGTGCGGATGCATTACATGCACGGCCTCGGCATCGTGGCGCAGTTTTCGGAGAACCTGTCGTACGACAGCGTTTTCGTTATCCCGCGCGACAATGGCCGGCGCATCGCCGCGTTTGCGGACTGCATGCATTTTTCCGGCTGCCGCGGCCAGATCACGATCGAAAATTGCCGCTTCAACGGCGCGCACGACGATCCGGTGAATGTGCATGGCACGCATCTCATCGTACAGGAAGTAATAAGCCCCCGTAAACTAAAGATCCGTTTCGGCCACGCGCAGACCTACGGCATGGAGGCATTCTTCGCCGGAGACAGCACCGCGCTGCTCGACGCCGCTTCCCTGAAAATATATGCGTATCCGATAGTAAAGTCCGCCAAACTGGTTTCTGAAAGGGAAATGGAAGTGGAATTCACGAAAGACGTGACCGGCGTCAGGAAAGGCGACGCGTTGGAAAACGTGACCTGGACGCCTGCGCTCACCGTACGGAACTGCCGTTTCGAGGGAACGAACACGCGGGGATTGCTCGTCACCACCCGCCGGAAAGTCCTCATCGAAAACAACGTCTTTTTCCGCACCGGCATGCATGCGATCCTCATCGCAGACGATGCTTCCGGCTGGTTCGAATCCGGCCCCGTCACGGACGTGACTATCCGCGGCAATACCTTCCAGGAATGCGCCTACAACAGCGGTGGCCACAATTATACCATCGCCATCGAGCCCGAAGTGAAGAAGGCGGCGCCGGGGAACTTCGTACACCGGAACATCCGGATTTACGACAATACCTTTTTACAATACGATTATCCGGTGCTGTTCGCGCGCAGTACCGATGGGCTTTCCTTCACCCATAACCGCATCATCCGCACGGATTTCCGGCCTTCCGGCGAAGCCAGGGCCAACATCCGGCTGGAAGATTGCGCCAATGTGAAAGTGGAGAAGAATACGGAAAAGGGTTTCGGGAAAATCTCGGTGTCGAAATAA
- a CDS encoding alpha/beta hydrolase yields MSKITLRDGTEMYYKDWGKGQPIVFHHGWPLSADDWDAQMFFFLEQGYRVIAHDRRGHGRSSQVAHGHDMDTYAEDVSELAKALDLKDAIHVGHSTGGGEAIHYAHKFGKGRVARVVLISAVPPIMVKSATNPGGVDIAVFDEIRTNTAKHRAQYYQDITFPFYGYNRPGAKISQGIQDNWWRQGMMGSIKAHVDCVKAFSETDFTEDLKGVDVPVLVMHGKDDQIVPYENSAPKSAKLAKNGTLISYDGFPHGMPTTEAETINKDLLNWIRS; encoded by the coding sequence ATGAGTAAGATCACATTAAGAGACGGAACCGAAATGTATTACAAGGATTGGGGGAAGGGCCAGCCGATCGTGTTCCATCACGGATGGCCGCTGTCTGCCGATGACTGGGACGCACAAATGTTCTTCTTCCTCGAGCAGGGCTACCGCGTGATCGCGCACGACAGGCGCGGGCACGGCCGGTCTTCCCAGGTAGCGCACGGCCATGACATGGACACCTACGCCGAAGACGTATCGGAACTGGCAAAAGCCCTCGACCTCAAAGACGCCATCCACGTCGGCCATTCCACCGGCGGCGGGGAAGCGATCCATTATGCCCATAAATTCGGGAAAGGCCGCGTAGCGCGCGTGGTGCTCATCAGCGCCGTTCCGCCCATCATGGTGAAATCAGCCACCAACCCGGGCGGCGTGGATATCGCGGTGTTCGACGAGATCCGCACCAACACGGCCAAGCACCGGGCACAATATTACCAGGACATCACCTTCCCGTTCTACGGCTACAACCGCCCCGGCGCGAAAATCTCCCAGGGCATCCAGGACAACTGGTGGCGCCAGGGGATGATGGGCTCCATCAAGGCGCATGTGGATTGCGTGAAGGCTTTCTCCGAAACGGATTTCACCGAAGACCTGAAAGGGGTAGACGTACCGGTGCTGGTCATGCACGGGAAAGACGACCAGATCGTGCCTTACGAAAACTCCGCTCCCAAGTCCGCGAAACTGGCCAAAAACGGAACGCTCATCTCGTACGACGGTTTCCCGCACGGCATGCCCACCACGGAAGCGGAAACGATCAATAAAGACCTTTTGAACTGGATCAGATCATAA
- a CDS encoding RagB/SusD family nutrient uptake outer membrane protein: MKKINFYICFGMVTVAAVSCKKNFLDRFPKTEVTKEVFFNNPQDLETYSNGFYGMQPVPYQDIESDNTSNYQAAGYVDGLVRGTVTPVTVGGWNNWGDLRRINFMLVNAGKAQGDAAAIRHFIGIAKYFRAMFYFSKLRDYSDVPWYGKPLATDDPDLYKGRDSRALIADSILADLNYAVENIKPDEGNRTRVTKWAALALLSRFGLYEGTFRKYHPEVNLTNEGKKFLERSVWASEQIMGSNRFTINNTGKGGEDYRALFCSATLNGVKEIIMWADYQQALGASNNTHTVLGYQWALSNSLAETYLMKDGTPFTAQPGYATKTLLEVLANRDPRMNETIASPGFSPNLDNKPYVIKPTIGGYDQVKFYPRLPSQRQGWDANYTALPIYRYAEVLLNLAEAKAELGTITATDLNNTVNLLRARVQMPAMTLTPAADPVLAAQYPGVASTLLLELRRERRVELACEGLRFSDLMRWKAGARLQDAQGGMYVPALGAMDVTGDGNPDIAILASPNDESPIAGLPEDVKKNLTKFHLKDAAGKDNNFYLSGGTKGRIMFTVDRDQPRTFVEPKYYYRPIPQTQTVLNPALKQIFGW, encoded by the coding sequence ATGAAAAAGATCAATTTTTATATATGTTTCGGAATGGTGACGGTGGCGGCCGTTTCGTGCAAAAAGAACTTCCTCGACCGGTTCCCGAAAACAGAAGTGACGAAAGAAGTGTTCTTCAATAACCCGCAGGACCTTGAGACCTACAGCAATGGCTTTTATGGGATGCAACCCGTTCCATACCAGGATATCGAATCCGACAACACGAGCAACTACCAGGCAGCAGGCTACGTAGACGGGCTCGTGCGCGGAACGGTGACGCCGGTAACGGTAGGGGGATGGAATAACTGGGGAGACCTGCGCCGCATCAACTTCATGCTGGTGAACGCCGGCAAAGCCCAGGGCGACGCCGCGGCGATCCGTCATTTTATCGGCATCGCGAAGTACTTCCGGGCGATGTTCTACTTCTCTAAATTGCGGGATTATTCCGACGTGCCCTGGTACGGAAAGCCCCTCGCAACGGACGATCCAGATCTCTACAAAGGTCGCGACAGCCGCGCGCTCATCGCGGATTCCATCCTGGCAGACCTGAACTACGCCGTCGAAAACATCAAACCCGACGAAGGCAACCGCACCCGTGTCACCAAATGGGCCGCCCTGGCCCTGCTGAGCCGCTTCGGCCTGTACGAAGGCACATTCCGGAAGTATCATCCGGAAGTAAACCTCACCAACGAAGGGAAAAAATTCCTGGAACGTTCCGTGTGGGCTTCCGAGCAGATCATGGGCAGCAACCGGTTTACTATCAACAATACCGGGAAGGGTGGGGAAGACTACCGCGCCCTGTTTTGCAGCGCCACCCTCAACGGTGTGAAGGAAATTATCATGTGGGCCGACTACCAGCAGGCGCTGGGCGCATCGAACAACACGCATACCGTTTTGGGGTACCAGTGGGCGCTGAGCAACAGCCTGGCCGAAACCTACCTCATGAAAGATGGGACGCCTTTCACCGCGCAGCCCGGCTACGCCACAAAAACCTTGCTGGAAGTGCTCGCCAACCGCGACCCCCGCATGAACGAGACCATTGCCTCGCCCGGTTTTTCGCCGAACCTGGATAACAAGCCTTACGTGATCAAGCCCACCATCGGCGGGTACGATCAGGTGAAATTCTACCCCCGCCTGCCGTCTCAGCGCCAGGGTTGGGACGCTAACTACACGGCGCTCCCCATCTACCGTTACGCCGAAGTGCTGCTGAACCTCGCCGAAGCAAAAGCCGAACTGGGGACCATTACGGCAACCGACCTCAACAATACGGTAAACCTCCTTCGCGCCCGTGTGCAAATGCCGGCCATGACGTTGACACCCGCGGCAGACCCCGTACTGGCCGCCCAGTATCCCGGCGTTGCGAGCACCCTGCTGCTGGAACTGCGCCGCGAAAGAAGGGTAGAGCTCGCCTGCGAAGGCCTGCGCTTCTCCGACCTCATGCGCTGGAAAGCCGGCGCCCGCCTGCAAGACGCGCAGGGCGGCATGTACGTGCCCGCGCTCGGTGCCATGGACGTGACGGGGGACGGTAATCCGGATATCGCCATCCTGGCCAGTCCGAACGATGAATCCCCCATCGCCGGGCTGCCGGAAGACGTGAAGAAAAACCTCACGAAATTCCACCTCAAAGATGCCGCCGGGAAGGATAACAACTTCTATCTCTCCGGAGGCACCAAAGGCCGCATCATGTTCACCGTAGACCGCGACCAGCCGCGGACCTTCGTGGAACCGAAATATTACTATCGACCTATTCCCCAGACGCAGACTGTATTGAACCCTGCGCTGAAACAGATATTCGGTTGGTAA